The following coding sequences lie in one Palaemon carinicauda isolate YSFRI2023 chromosome 7, ASM3689809v2, whole genome shotgun sequence genomic window:
- the LOC137643752 gene encoding uncharacterized protein, which yields MLEEHDYFIIKQAILDAYSITAEGYRQIFRNSQKQVQQTFLEFMNGKIKKFQKWVDKVDVKTFEQLKDLIVMEEFLRKIPGSINVYLREQNESDPKKAALKADDYALIHKVGKTPYRETRPKEICTYCKQEGHHISECPDPHCAASYLKRKPNPPQFSPKQMNLPKQEPKPKVEKKKTFHCVSHESQAFAPFTCSGKINGKPVTILRDTGSSQTIVSPKVIRPKGETHRYVAVNDLTSKSMLPLINVNLHCPYFSGTTEVAVNPELLPCKNVDVILGNDIANSVVLTNLIAVSPGDVVQEECLAVTRSSKKDTPTESSSNPLPVSEPMDFNELMITYKIQPDSFSYQQRKDVTLQQCFNQVKPKDTNKCSYFYINNDVLMRKFRSSKNSHLETWKDLFQIVVPKDIRPLILELSHSADSHLGITKTYERISQDFYWPNMKNDIKEYVKTCTTCQKTNGALERTHQTIKNLLRKYIHSSGNEWDCDLELIMYVIRGVRNQSTGMSPFELLFGRRPRTILSSVKERILKLGDNEVPLSQYISELNKKLSDLHSIAKTNLITAQEKMKINYDKKAKTRSFKVGDAVLLYHPIAGSPLREKYQGPYTITQRISPTNYIIATPDKRKSTQLVHINLLKAYLSPSTAESKTVMITSSIPYIDCPMDQFTDDPITASWQDSQNSKILENLSDYLQPLSASKPCCPMRSHSTPLDDENTPLLIPNEVALDTSSSQQRKHTIADAQ from the exons atgttagaggaacatgattatttcataattaaacaggcaatccttgatgcttattctattactgcggaaggttataggcaaatatttcgtaatagtcagaagcaagttcagcagacctttttagaatttatgaatggaaagattaaaaagttccagaagtgggtagacaaagtagatgtcaaaacttttgagcagttgaaagatttaatagtaatggaggagttcttaaggaaaataccaggtagcattaatgtgtatctaagagagcagaatgaatctgaccctaagaaagccgctttaaaggcagatgactatgctcttattcataaagtaggtaaaaccccatatagagaaactagacctaaggaaatttgtacatactgcaaacaagaaggacatcatatttcagaatgtcctgatccacattgtgcagcttcatacttaaagagaaaacctaatccccctcaattctctcctaagcaaatgaatctgcccaaacaggaaccaaaacctaaggtggagaagaaaaaaacCTTCCATTGTgtatcacacgagtcccaagcgtttgcacccttcacttgctcaggcaaaataaatggtaaacctgtaaccatactcagagacactggatcctctcaaacgatcgtctctcctaaagtaatacgacctaaaggtgaaactcacaggtatgttgcagttaatgacctaaccagtaagtctatgttgcctctcattaatgtaaaccttcattgtccttatttctctggaactactgaagtagctgtaaatccagaactgttaccatgcaagaatgtagatgtaatcctgggtaatgacatagctaactctgttgtcttaacaaacttaatagcagtatctccaggtgatgttgtacaggaggaatgcttagcagtgacacgaagcagtaaaaaggacacccctactgaatcatcatcaaacccgttgccagtctctgaacctatggatttcaacgagttgatgattacatataagatccagcctgattcctttagctatcaacaaaggaaagatgtcactctacagcagtgtttcaaccaagtgaaaccaaaggataccaacaagtgttcttatttttatattaataatgatgtactaatgagaaaattcaggtccagcaagaacagtcatctagaaacctggaaggatctattccagatagttgttcctaaggatataagacctctgatcctagaattgtcccactctgctgactctcatcttggtatcactaaaacatatgaacgcatcagtcaagacttttattggccaaacatgaagaatgacattaaagagtacgtaaaaacatgtacaacatgtcaaaaa accaatggagcattagaacgcactcaccagaccattaaaaatcttctccggaaatacatccatagttcaggtaacgagtgggattgcgatttggaactgatcatgtacgtcatacgaggagttcgaaatcagtctactggtatgtcaccttttgaactactcttcggtcgacgaccacgaactatcctcagttcagtcaaagaacgcatcctgaagttgggagataatgaggtacctctttcccaatatatttcagaactcaacaagaaactttcagatcttcactccattgccaaaactaacttgataacagctcaagagaagatgaagattaactatgataaaaaggctaaaaccagaagtttcaaagtaggagatgcagtgctgctataccatccgattgcaggctctcccctacgagagaaataccagggaccttataccatcactcaacgtatctcgccaaccaactatataatcgccactccagataagcgtaagtctactcaattagtccacataaacctcttaaaggcctatttgtctccctcaacagctgaaagtaaaacggtaatgattactagttccataccatacatagattgtcctatggatcaatttacagatgatccaataactgcatcttggcaggattctcaaaactccaagatcttggaaaacttatcagactatctacaacccctATCTGCATCAAaac CCTGCTGCCCAATGAGGTCACACTCGACACCTCttgacgacgaaaacacgccattGCTGATCCCCAATGAGGTcgcactcgacacgtcgtcctctcaaCAACGAAAACACACTATTGCTGATGCCCAATGA